GTGCCCCAGCGCATCCGCATCGGCCTCGCCCGCCCCAGCCGCGATCCCGCGCATCTGCTTCGCCTGCTCGTCCGCCGGATCGAGGATGTCGAGCCCGGCTATGGCATCGATGCCATCGCTCTCCATGTCCGCCGATCGGACGTGCTCGGCCCGCAACCCTTCGTCGAACGGCTCGACGAGGAAGCGGCCCCCGATCTTGCGCCTCTGGTCGATACGCTCGCCACTCGCATCGGCCTGTCGCGGTTGTGGCGCATGAGCCCGGCCGAAAGCGATGTGCCGGAACGCAGCGCCGTCCGCACACCCGTGATCGACCCGCCCGACCGCGCCGCCCCCCGCCTCAGGCCGGGCGATGTCCGCCACCTTTCGCGCACGCCCGAACTCGAGCCGTGGCACCCGCACTGGCCCAAGCCCGCGCGCCTGCTCCGCCGCCCCGAGCGGATCGACCATGTCCTGGCCGAGCTGCCCGATCATGCCCCGCGCCGCTTCACCTGGCGCGGCGCCACCCACCGCGTCGTCCGCGCCGACGGCCCCGAACGCATTCATGGCGAATGGTGGAAACGCCGCAGCGAGACGCACAGCATCCGCGATTATTACCGCGTCGAGGATGACGAGGGTCACCGCTATTGGCTGTTCCGCAAGGGCGATGGCGAGCGCGCGGTGACCGGCGATCAGAGCTGGTATCTGCACGGCGTGTACGGATGACGTGGTGCGAACTTCAGACGACCACGCATTATTCGTTCCTGCGCGGGGCGTCGTCGCCACAGGATCTGTTTGAGGCCGCTGCATTGGCGGGCATGCCCGCGCTCGGCATCACCGATCGCAACTCCGTGGGCGGCGTCGTGCGCGGGTTGGTCGCTGCCGAAACGATCAGCGCATTGGGCATGCCGATCCGGATGATCGCCGGTTGTCGCCTCGATCTGGTCGATGGCACCTCGCTGCTCGTCTGGCCCGAAGACCGTCCGGCATGGAGCCGCCTCACGCGCCTGCTCACGCTCGGCAAGTCCCGCGCCGATGCGCAAAAGGGCGAGAAAGGACAATGCTTCCTCCATTGGGAAGATGTCGCCGATCACGCCGAGGGGCTCGTCGCCGCCCTTGTCCCCGGCATCGCGGACATGGGCGATCCGCTGTCGCTGCAATGGATGGCCGATATCTTCGGCAGCGATCGCGGCCATCTCTGCCTGACGCACCACCGCCGTCCCGGCGACGCGATGCGCCTGTACATGCTCAATCAGGCCGCGATCCGTTTCGGCCTGACACCGCTCGCCACCGGCGACACGCTCTATGCCGATCCCGACAACCGCATGCTGCAGGACGTCGTCACCGCCATCCGTGAGAAATGCACGATCGACGAACTGGGTTTCCGGCGCGAGCGCAATGCAGATCGTCACCTGAAGCCGCCCGAAGAAATGGCGCGGCGGATGCGGCGCTATCCCGAGGCACTGCTGGCGGTCGAGGCCATCGCGGAACGATGCACCTTCTCGCTCAGGGAACTGAAGCATCAATATCCCGATGAGCATGTCTTGAACGGCAAGTCGGCGCAGGAAGCCCTCCACACGCTCGCATGGAACGGCCTCAAGCAGAAGTTCGCGGGCAACCCGCCCCAACCCTATCGCGATCTGCTGACCCACGAACTCGGTCTCGTCGAGCAGATGGGATACGCGCCCTATTTCCTCACGGTGAACTCGATCGTGCAGTTCGCACTGAGCCAGCAGATCCTGTGTCAGGGCCGGGGCAGCGCCGCGAATTCGGTGATCTGCTACGTGCTCGGCATCACCTCCATCGATCCGATCAAGCACCAGCTTCTGTTCGAACGCTTCATTTCGACCGAGCGGCACGAGCCGCCGGATATCGATGTCGATTTCGAGCATGAGCGGCGCGAGGAAGTGATCCAGTGGATCTATCAGAGCTATGGCCATGATCATGCCGCGCTGACCGCTGTCGTCAGCCGCTTCCGGTCGCGCGGCGCGCTACGCGAAGTCGGAAAGGCGCTCGGCTTGCCCGAGGACCTGACTTCGGCTCTGTCCGGTCAGGTCTGGGGCTGGTCGAACGATGTTGACGAGAAACATGCCGATGCGCTGAACCTCGACAAGGACGATCATCGCATCGCGCTGATGCTACAACTGGCGCGCGAACTGATCGATACGCCGCGTCATTTGTCGCAGCACCCCGGCGGCTTCTTGCTGACCCGCGACCGACTGCACGATCTGATCCCGGTAGAGCCTGCGGCGATGATCGACCGGCGCGTCGTCGAATGGGAAAAGCTCGACATCGAAGAACTCGGTTTCATGAAGGTCGATATCCTCGGCCTCGGGATGCTCGGCTGTATGCGGCGCTGCTTCGATCTGCTCGATACACGCAAGCAGGTCAGGCTCAACCTGTCATCCTCCATCCTGCAGGACGATGACGTCCCAACCTTCGAGATGATCCGGAAAGCCGACACGCTCGGCGTGTTCCAGATCGAGAGCCGGGCACAGATGTCGATGCTGCCCCGGATGAAGCCGCTGAATTTCTACGACATCGCGATTCAGGTCGCGATCGTCCGGCCCGGTCCGATTCAGGGGAACATGGTCCATCCCTATCTGAAGCGCCGCGAGAATCCGAAGCTGGTCGATTACCCCTCGCCCGCTCTGGAGCATGTGCTCAAGAAGACGCTGGGCGTGCCGCTGTTTCAGGAACAGGCGATGCAGGTGGCGATCGTCGGCGCCGGATTCACCGCCAACGAAGCCGACAAGCTTCGCCGCGCAATGGCCAGCTTCAAGGCCGACGGCACGATCGGCGAGTTCCGGCCCAAGCTGCTCGCGGGAATGAACGCCAACGGGATCAGCGACGAATTCGCCGAACGTCTCGTCAAGCAGATCGAGGGCTTCAGCAATTACGGCTTCCCCGAAAGCCATGCCGCCAGCTTCGCCAAGATCGCGCTGGCCTCGTCCTGGATGAAATGCCGCCATCCCGACATCTTCTGCGCGGCGCTGCTCAATTCGCAGCCGATGGGCTTCTACGCCCCCGCGCAGATCGTCCGCGATGCGCGCGAACATGGGGTCGAGATCCGCCCGGTCTGCATCAACGCCAGCCAATGGGATATGGCAGTCGAGCATGATGCTGCCCTTCCCCGCACCCGGCAGCATCCCGGCTTCTGCGGCACGCCCGAGGATTGGCAGAACCTCCTGCCGCTCCGGCTGGGCATGCGCGCCGTTAAGGGGCTGAGCGCGGAGGATGCCGGGGCCATCGTCGAAGCGCGCCTTGCCGGCACCCCCTTCACCTCGATCGAACAGGTCTGGCGCCGTTCGAAGGTGAAACCGGTCGTGCTTGAGCATCTCGCCCGCGCCGATGCCTTTCACGCGCTCGGGCTGGACCGGCGTCAGGCCTTATGGGCGATCAAGGGACTTCGCGACGCGCCGCTGCAACTGATGTTCGAAACCGACCAGCGCAGCGGCGTGATCGCGCCGGAGGCAAATGAACCTCAGGTCATCCTGCAACCGCTCACCGACGGCCGCGAAGTGGTGGAAGATTATCGCGCCACCCAGCTGACGCTGCGTTCGCACCCCATCCACTTCCTGCGCGGCCAGCTCGCGCGGCAGGGCATCCGGCCCTGCGGCGATCTCGCGTCGGTCAAGGACGGCAGCCTCATTGAAGTCGCCGGACTGATCCTCGTGCGCCAGCGGCCCGGCAGCGCCAATGGC
The sequence above is drawn from the Sphingomonas sp. G-3-2-10 genome and encodes:
- a CDS encoding error-prone DNA polymerase; the protein is MTWCELQTTTHYSFLRGASSPQDLFEAAALAGMPALGITDRNSVGGVVRGLVAAETISALGMPIRMIAGCRLDLVDGTSLLVWPEDRPAWSRLTRLLTLGKSRADAQKGEKGQCFLHWEDVADHAEGLVAALVPGIADMGDPLSLQWMADIFGSDRGHLCLTHHRRPGDAMRLYMLNQAAIRFGLTPLATGDTLYADPDNRMLQDVVTAIREKCTIDELGFRRERNADRHLKPPEEMARRMRRYPEALLAVEAIAERCTFSLRELKHQYPDEHVLNGKSAQEALHTLAWNGLKQKFAGNPPQPYRDLLTHELGLVEQMGYAPYFLTVNSIVQFALSQQILCQGRGSAANSVICYVLGITSIDPIKHQLLFERFISTERHEPPDIDVDFEHERREEVIQWIYQSYGHDHAALTAVVSRFRSRGALREVGKALGLPEDLTSALSGQVWGWSNDVDEKHADALNLDKDDHRIALMLQLARELIDTPRHLSQHPGGFLLTRDRLHDLIPVEPAAMIDRRVVEWEKLDIEELGFMKVDILGLGMLGCMRRCFDLLDTRKQVRLNLSSSILQDDDVPTFEMIRKADTLGVFQIESRAQMSMLPRMKPLNFYDIAIQVAIVRPGPIQGNMVHPYLKRRENPKLVDYPSPALEHVLKKTLGVPLFQEQAMQVAIVGAGFTANEADKLRRAMASFKADGTIGEFRPKLLAGMNANGISDEFAERLVKQIEGFSNYGFPESHAASFAKIALASSWMKCRHPDIFCAALLNSQPMGFYAPAQIVRDAREHGVEIRPVCINASQWDMAVEHDAALPRTRQHPGFCGTPEDWQNLLPLRLGMRAVKGLSAEDAGAIVEARLAGTPFTSIEQVWRRSKVKPVVLEHLARADAFHALGLDRRQALWAIKGLRDAPLQLMFETDQRSGVIAPEANEPQVILQPLTDGREVVEDYRATQLTLRSHPIHFLRGQLARQGIRPCGDLASVKDGSLIEVAGLILVRQRPGSANGVVFITLEDETGIANAILWRDRFEENRRTVMSATMLAIRGRVQKEGLVIHLVAESLTDLTPMLRTIGDLDLPRMTMPGDGATHGGTIDPRDRQRDGLHLPRQRALESWPPRSGNRDDDVIPVRSHDFH